The following proteins come from a genomic window of Helicobacter canadensis MIT 98-5491:
- the hslV gene encoding ATP-dependent protease subunit HslV — MFEATTILAYKTENGAVIGGDGQVTFGNCVLKGNATKIRTLYHGQILSGFAGSTADAFSLFDMFEGILENKKGDLLKSVIEFSKEWRKDKYLRRLEAMMIVLNKEKIFILSGTGDVVEPEDGRIAAIGSGGNYALSAARALDRFGGGQMQPKDLVLESLKIAGELCIYTNQNIKILEL, encoded by the coding sequence ATGTTTGAAGCAACAACGATATTAGCCTATAAAACAGAAAATGGAGCAGTTATTGGCGGAGATGGGCAGGTTACTTTTGGAAATTGTGTTTTAAAGGGTAATGCTACTAAGATTCGCACACTTTATCACGGACAGATTCTAAGTGGCTTTGCAGGAAGCACAGCCGATGCTTTTAGTCTTTTTGATATGTTTGAAGGCATTTTGGAGAACAAAAAAGGGGATTTACTTAAATCCGTGATAGAGTTTTCTAAAGAATGGCGAAAAGACAAGTATTTAAGGCGTTTAGAAGCGATGATGATTGTTTTAAATAAAGAGAAAATTTTTATTTTAAGTGGCACAGGTGATGTGGTAGAGCCAGAAGATGGAAGAATTGCTGCTATTGGTAGTGGTGGTAATTATGCACTCTCAGCTGCTAGAGCTTTGGATCGATTTGGTGGTGGGCAAATGCAGCCAAAAGATTTAGTTTTAGAATCCCTTAAAATTGCAGGAGAGCTTTGCATTTATACCAATCAAAATATTAAAATTTTAGAACTTTAA
- the hslU gene encoding HslU--HslV peptidase ATPase subunit has product MTPKEIVSYLDEYIIGQNDAKKIVAIALRNRYRRLQLPKEIQEEVMPKNILMIGSTGVGKTEIARRMAKMMGLPFVKVEASKYTEVGFVGRDVESMVRDLVVASINLVKEEHRQKNAQGIQKYVLDKIVEKLIPPLPKGASEQKIEEYQKASEKMRQKVENGEVDHLKIEIEVPKRAFEIEDGNMPAEFAKVQETIARVFIASPKENPKKEVSIKEAKEILKIEASEALLDLESIKQEGLKRAESSGIIFIDEIDKVAVSSNAQGRQDPSKEGVQRDLLPIVEGSIVNTKYGSIKTDHILFIAAGAFSLSKPSDLIAELQGRFPLRVELNSLDEEVLYKILTQTKNSILKQYEALLAVEEVTLKFSEEAIRALAHYSQLANEKTEDIGARRLHTVVEQVIEEISFEAENYKGQEVEITESLVKEKLDNLVANSDIARYIL; this is encoded by the coding sequence ATGACACCAAAAGAGATTGTGAGTTATTTGGATGAATATATTATTGGGCAAAATGATGCTAAAAAAATTGTCGCTATTGCATTAAGAAATCGCTATCGGAGATTACAACTTCCTAAAGAGATTCAAGAAGAAGTTATGCCAAAAAATATTTTGATGATTGGTTCAACAGGGGTTGGTAAGACCGAGATTGCAAGACGAATGGCTAAAATGATGGGGTTGCCTTTTGTCAAAGTAGAAGCTAGTAAATACACGGAAGTGGGATTTGTAGGAAGAGATGTTGAATCAATGGTTAGAGATTTGGTGGTGGCTTCTATTAATTTAGTCAAAGAAGAGCATCGCCAAAAAAATGCACAAGGGATTCAAAAATATGTTTTAGATAAAATTGTAGAAAAGTTGATTCCTCCGCTCCCTAAAGGTGCTAGTGAGCAAAAGATAGAGGAATACCAAAAAGCTTCAGAAAAAATGAGACAAAAGGTAGAAAATGGGGAAGTTGATCATCTAAAAATTGAGATTGAAGTCCCAAAACGCGCCTTTGAAATTGAAGATGGAAATATGCCAGCAGAGTTTGCAAAGGTGCAAGAGACTATTGCTAGAGTTTTTATTGCTTCTCCCAAAGAAAATCCAAAGAAAGAAGTGAGTATCAAAGAGGCAAAAGAGATTTTAAAAATTGAAGCAAGTGAAGCTTTATTGGATTTAGAAAGCATTAAGCAAGAAGGATTAAAGAGAGCGGAGAGTAGTGGTATTATTTTTATTGATGAGATTGATAAAGTTGCAGTGAGTTCTAATGCTCAAGGCAGACAAGATCCAAGCAAAGAAGGAGTGCAAAGAGATTTGTTGCCTATTGTAGAGGGCAGTATTGTAAATACCAAATATGGAAGCATTAAAACCGATCATATTTTGTTTATCGCAGCGGGTGCTTTTAGTTTGAGTAAGCCTAGTGATTTGATTGCTGAATTACAAGGAAGATTCCCTTTGCGCGTTGAGCTTAATAGTCTTGATGAAGAAGTGCTTTATAAAATATTAACTCAAACTAAAAATTCAATTTTAAAACAATATGAGGCACTTTTGGCAGTTGAAGAAGTAACTTTGAAATTTAGTGAAGAGGCTATTAGAGCTTTGGCACATTATTCTCAACTTGCCAATGAAAAAACAGAGGATATTGGAGCTAGGAGATTGCATACGGTTGTAGAGCAAGTTATTGAAGAAATTAGCTTTGAAGCAGAAAATTATAAGGGGCAGGAAGTAGAAATCACCGAATCTCTTGTCAAAGAAAAGCTAGATAATCTTGTGGCAAATAGTGATATTGCACGATATATTTTATAA
- a CDS encoding MFS transporter, whose product MQKNYHLLIIMLSAMVTISTLYITQPIQPLLIEEFTISTTQVTLFTSIPLFMLAIAPIFYGYLLEKFDTRLILVISLALLGIFQCLLCLSQQYSSFLLLRIGESLAIPAALTATVTCLTRIDSSNKYIGVYVASTIFGGVLSRVGGGLLTTIFSWKFTFLALGITSFLIATLAIKLPNTNAKIKNAKITFRIFLDFLTDKRYFLLYCGAFLILFCFQGTLNFMPLYVSSLDPNTTAAQIGFMYLGYIIGILAALFSQRIVKLLGGEIKAISVGFVIFACACFMMIYGDFWQLFFAVFVLSAGMFIINSTLSSLINTISANQKGITNGLYLASYYAGGALGTTLPTYIYRPFGWNALCLTLGVILFLSALIFYQSQKYFIKG is encoded by the coding sequence ATGCAAAAAAACTATCATCTTTTAATTATTATGCTAAGTGCAATGGTTACTATTTCAACACTTTATATTACACAGCCCATACAGCCTTTATTGATTGAAGAATTCACTATTTCTACTACCCAAGTTACCCTTTTTACTTCTATTCCCCTTTTTATGTTAGCCATCGCACCTATTTTTTATGGCTATTTACTAGAAAAATTTGATACCCGACTTATTTTAGTCATTTCACTAGCCTTGCTTGGAATCTTCCAATGTCTTTTGTGCTTAAGCCAACAATATAGTAGCTTTTTGCTTCTTAGAATCGGAGAATCACTTGCCATTCCTGCAGCACTTACAGCAACCGTTACTTGCCTTACACGCATTGATTCTAGCAACAAATACATCGGTGTTTATGTTGCTTCCACAATTTTTGGTGGCGTTCTCTCGCGTGTTGGAGGAGGACTTTTAACGACTATTTTTTCTTGGAAATTTACTTTTTTAGCCCTTGGAATCACAAGTTTCCTTATTGCAACACTTGCTATTAAACTCCCAAATACCAACGCAAAAATTAAAAATGCCAAAATCACCTTTAGAATCTTTTTGGATTTCTTAACCGATAAACGCTACTTTTTACTCTATTGTGGTGCATTTTTGATTCTTTTTTGTTTTCAAGGCACCCTTAATTTTATGCCCCTTTATGTTTCTTCCCTTGATCCAAACACTACCGCAGCACAAATTGGCTTTATGTATCTTGGATACATTATTGGTATTCTTGCTGCTCTTTTTTCTCAAAGAATCGTAAAATTGCTTGGTGGAGAAATCAAGGCAATCAGTGTTGGTTTTGTAATTTTTGCTTGTGCGTGTTTTATGATGATTTATGGGGATTTTTGGCAACTCTTTTTCGCAGTTTTTGTGTTAAGTGCCGGTATGTTTATTATTAATTCCACACTCTCTTCTTTAATTAATACTATCTCTGCCAATCAAAAAGGAATCACCAATGGTCTCTATCTTGCTTCATACTATGCAGGTGGCGCACTTGGGACAACATTACCTACTTACATTTATCGCCCTTTTGGCTGGAATGCCCTTTGTTTAACTCTTGGTGTTATTTTATTTTTAAGTGCCTTAATTTTTTACCAATCTCAAAAATATTTTATCAAAGGATAA
- the rplI gene encoding 50S ribosomal protein L9 yields MKVLLLQDVKALGKKGEICEVKDGYGKNFLIAKGMADFATNEVINRYKATQKKMAQQAAENKALMEMAAKKIEEITLKISQKVGANGSLYGAITKEDIAEELAKAHRLEIDKKSIELKNPIKSTGVYEVEIKLGGGIHANLKIDVEAL; encoded by the coding sequence ATGAAAGTATTATTATTACAAGATGTGAAAGCATTAGGAAAAAAAGGTGAAATTTGCGAAGTAAAAGATGGATATGGAAAAAATTTTTTAATTGCTAAGGGAATGGCAGATTTTGCGACTAATGAAGTGATAAATCGCTACAAAGCAACACAAAAAAAGATGGCACAACAAGCTGCAGAAAATAAGGCATTAATGGAAATGGCAGCTAAGAAAATTGAAGAAATTACTCTAAAGATTTCTCAAAAAGTTGGTGCAAATGGTTCTCTTTATGGTGCAATTACTAAAGAAGATATTGCAGAAGAACTTGCTAAAGCACACCGCTTAGAGATTGATAAAAAAAGCATTGAGCTTAAAAATCCGATTAAATCTACAGGAGTTTATGAAGTAGAAATCAAACTAGGTGGTGGAATACACGCAAATTTAAAAATTGATGTAGAGGCACTATAA
- the era gene encoding GTPase Era: MESRAGFVAVLGRPNAGKSTFLNALLGERLALVSHKANATRKRMNLVLMQEEAQIVFVDTPGIHKQEKLLNQYMLKEAMQAMQDCDLLLFLAPVSDKIDFYEEFLQSAKNKPHLLLLTKSDSVIKEELFCKMQEYQKYQNYYQALIPISYKDLNSLKSVVRKIAEMMPPNPYYYDPEILSPNSTKEIVKEMIRESCFENLSDELPYESDVMVNLYQEKRDLDYIKATIITHKESQKAMVIGKEGKTLKRIGKSAREKIEKFINKKVYLELLVKVMPGWSKQKESLKQVGYDFED; this comes from the coding sequence TTGGAAAGTAGAGCAGGATTTGTAGCAGTGCTAGGACGACCTAATGCAGGGAAGAGCACTTTTTTAAATGCACTTTTAGGTGAGAGATTAGCACTTGTATCACACAAGGCAAATGCAACAAGAAAGCGAATGAATTTAGTCTTAATGCAAGAAGAAGCGCAGATTGTTTTTGTAGATACCCCTGGGATTCATAAGCAGGAAAAATTACTCAATCAATATATGCTAAAAGAAGCAATGCAGGCAATGCAGGATTGTGATTTATTGCTTTTTTTAGCACCAGTTAGTGATAAAATTGATTTTTATGAGGAATTCTTACAAAGTGCAAAAAATAAGCCCCATCTTTTGCTTTTAACTAAAAGTGATAGTGTTATTAAAGAGGAGCTGTTTTGTAAAATGCAGGAATATCAGAAATATCAAAATTATTATCAGGCTTTGATTCCTATTTCTTATAAAGATTTAAATTCATTAAAAAGTGTCGTAAGAAAAATAGCAGAAATGATGCCACCAAATCCTTATTATTATGATCCAGAGATTTTAAGCCCAAATAGCACTAAAGAGATCGTAAAAGAAATGATTAGAGAATCTTGCTTTGAAAATCTTAGCGATGAGTTGCCTTATGAAAGTGATGTTATGGTGAATCTCTATCAAGAAAAAAGGGATTTAGATTACATTAAAGCAACAATTATTACTCATAAAGAAAGCCAAAAAGCAATGGTGATTGGCAAAGAGGGTAAAACTTTAAAAAGGATTGGAAAAAGTGCAAGAGAAAAAATAGAAAAATTTATTAACAAAAAAGTATATTTAGAGCTTTTAGTTAAGGTTATGCCAGGTTGGAGTAAGCAAAAAGAAAGCTTAAAACAAGTTGGCTATGATTTTGAAGATTAA